The Chloroherpetonaceae bacterium genome window below encodes:
- the cas6 gene encoding CRISPR-associated endoribonuclease Cas6, with translation MRLLIKLTHRYRTLQLPIDMNTFLLGYIYHTLEKGSPTFSAELHQSGEFKHFTFSMLQSLDPNHRWVLDKERGSIRTTSRQIGFYISSPNEEFITTLITGFLSHSKMELAGVFFGLDTVQVIDPPVFQERMSFTMLSPLFLSERLNGAKHQTHLTPESANFEQALLLSLIRKYESLLNRPFLKVNSDTKTSLRFVLPEKRPKSIVRLVTLKTEHAAPIHNRCTFTPFELHAPTELIQIGYESGFGVKCSQGFGMVAVKGSSE, from the coding sequence ATGCGCTTACTCATTAAACTCACGCACCGATACCGCACGCTCCAACTCCCCATTGATATGAATACCTTTCTGCTCGGCTATATTTACCACACCCTCGAAAAAGGCTCACCCACCTTTTCCGCCGAACTTCATCAAAGCGGGGAGTTCAAGCACTTTACTTTTTCAATGCTCCAATCGCTTGACCCCAATCACCGCTGGGTTTTAGATAAAGAGCGCGGCAGCATCAGAACCACTTCACGTCAAATCGGCTTTTACATTTCGTCTCCGAATGAAGAATTCATCACCACTCTTATCACAGGATTTTTGAGTCATTCCAAAATGGAACTTGCCGGTGTTTTCTTTGGATTGGATACGGTTCAAGTCATTGACCCACCTGTGTTTCAAGAGCGGATGAGCTTTACGATGCTTTCCCCTCTCTTTCTCTCCGAGCGGCTGAATGGAGCAAAACATCAAACACACCTCACGCCCGAAAGCGCCAATTTTGAACAAGCTTTGCTTCTTAGTTTGATTCGCAAATATGAATCTCTGTTGAACCGCCCCTTCTTAAAGGTGAATTCGGACACAAAAACCTCGCTTCGCTTTGTGCTTCCCGAAAAGCGTCCGAAGTCGATTGTGCGGTTGGTTACGCTCAAGACTGAACACGCTGCGCCGATTCATAATCGATGCACCTTTACGCCCTTTGAGCTTCACGCACCCACAGAGTTAATTCAAATCGGGTATGAATCAGGGTTTGGGGTGAAGTGCTCGCAGGGCTTTGGAATGGTGGCAGTTAAAGGAAGTTCGGAGTAA
- a CDS encoding DUF1887 family CARF protein — protein sequence MKIVISLVGGQLDPNLLTPLQLEATRSVLFRTPDTNREAKNLIDALGVNGISASVQETPAFDFAQTREDIRKKVETLRDEHQGSEIWINYTGGTKIMSLAAFEVARELDLRTAYLEPRSSSLLTTLGTLPQPSIPISVKFTIEAFFALKGFSVQRNKSLETNAQTRKAFTEFVYENIRNSAIFHNKLFSKVFQFRIKNSTANNYEKLIGTFITENFWNSMVSKNMSGFQVKLNSQSANFNTGAQLIEYFSGGWLEEYVFNKFYDSRCADDVTIGLRFLSSENDVMNECDVVAINKGQSTFVECKSGNFNSTDIDKFHSVAKMYGGDYAKGVWLSYYPIPISGKSSKMRKFSMNKINLIEGMKQIKNSLNNPCQLGDIQR from the coding sequence ATGAAGATTGTCATTAGTCTTGTTGGCGGTCAACTCGACCCAAATTTGCTTACACCCTTGCAATTGGAAGCTACGCGCTCAGTTTTATTTCGAACACCGGATACCAATCGCGAAGCAAAAAATTTAATAGACGCGCTTGGCGTCAATGGTATTTCGGCAAGTGTACAAGAAACCCCCGCCTTTGATTTTGCTCAAACTCGAGAAGACATTAGAAAGAAAGTTGAAACCTTAAGGGATGAACATCAGGGTTCAGAAATTTGGATAAACTATACAGGTGGAACGAAAATTATGAGCCTTGCCGCATTTGAAGTTGCTCGCGAATTAGATTTAAGAACTGCTTATTTAGAACCCCGATCATCATCCCTCCTTACAACGTTAGGTACATTGCCTCAGCCTTCAATACCTATTTCGGTGAAGTTTACGATTGAGGCATTTTTTGCCCTTAAAGGATTTAGTGTTCAAAGAAACAAGTCTTTGGAAACCAATGCACAAACTCGAAAGGCGTTTACAGAATTTGTTTATGAAAACATTAGAAATTCCGCAATTTTTCATAATAAGTTATTTTCAAAAGTATTTCAATTTAGAATAAAGAATTCTACTGCGAACAATTATGAAAAGTTGATCGGTACATTTATTACAGAAAATTTTTGGAATAGTATGGTCTCTAAAAATATGTCGGGTTTTCAAGTAAAACTTAATTCCCAGAGTGCAAATTTTAATACAGGCGCCCAATTAATAGAATATTTCAGCGGAGGCTGGCTCGAAGAATATGTTTTTAATAAATTTTATGATTCTCGCTGCGCCGATGATGTTACTATCGGGTTGCGGTTTCTGAGTTCCGAAAATGATGTAATGAATGAATGTGATGTCGTGGCGATTAATAAAGGGCAGTCCACCTTTGTTGAATGTAAGTCGGGTAATTTTAACTCAACCGATATTGATAAATTTCATTCGGTTGCAAAGATGTATGGCGGCGATTATGCAAAAGGGGTTTGGCTTTCATATTACCCTATTCCTATTTCTGGAAAAAGTTCTAAAATGAGAAAATTTTCTATGAATAAAATCAATTTAATAGAAGGAATGAAACAGATAAAAAATAGTCTAAATAATCCTTGCCAATTAGGTGATATCCAGCGGTAA
- a CDS encoding PIN domain-containing protein has translation MTVIVDTNILFSALLKEKSRLRDAFFEKGISFYAPNYLFIELFRYKEKILKFGKLSDTDFYDAFNGLIEKIQFVQIELISTENRQKAYDLCREADVKDTLFVALTLELNGILWTGDKKLKKHLSEKGFTRFFIAAV, from the coding sequence GTGACGGTGATTGTTGATACAAATATTTTATTTTCAGCACTGCTCAAAGAAAAATCACGATTGCGAGATGCTTTCTTCGAGAAAGGCATATCCTTTTACGCGCCGAATTATTTATTTATCGAACTGTTTCGTTACAAAGAGAAAATTTTGAAATTCGGAAAATTGTCCGACACCGATTTTTATGATGCATTTAACGGACTAATTGAAAAAATTCAGTTCGTCCAAATTGAACTTATTTCCACTGAGAACCGCCAAAAAGCGTATGACCTGTGCCGTGAGGCAGATGTAAAAGATACGCTGTTTGTTGCACTCACACTTGAATTGAACGGCATACTTTGGACGGGAGATAAGAAATTAAAAAAACATCTTTCCGAAAAAGGATTTACGCGCTTTTTTATTGCGGCGGTTTAA
- the cas1 gene encoding CRISPR-associated endonuclease Cas1 yields the protein MGWLYSQIILEETLSKAWQKVSSNDGRPGVGGFSIDQFSEKMPESLRELHHLLQTGRYKAQALLKMVFQKPDGKERILLIPTVPDRIVQTAATIVLNPILEEQLSKSSFAYRPGLSRLNAADEIEKLRNEGYLWALDADITRFFDSVEHDLILARFQEFFPDDDLLFKLISEWLKADIVYGSEKRIPNPIGLPQGAPISPLLANLYLDKLDKRLEAENFKIIRYADDFLVLCKSKPQAEEALKLTESVLAELKLNLHPEKTRITHFSEGFKYLGYLFIRSLVLPTKMHGEKWYDKLGRLKLRKVIPKPPYPEADIPDEYNHPESHFFNLETDDGKKIEVTEATLLQTEFGQKLLENFKGKPLQLDDFLSNLQKREDELEETKLNELKKLYSPFLRTLYLQEQGSLLRKEGERFLVEKSSMKLTELHARKVEQIIVLGNVTLTTPAIQHCLQNHIPIAYLSQNGYYFGRLEATTADNTLFERDQYLRSLDEEFCFDLARRMISTKISNSRTMIQRRKTNGWGNLPEYREHIETSLVLLNELAHKAERTDSFDSLRGYEGKAAAVYFDIFGLHFKRESVFFQPNFRRVKRPPTDPVNSLLSFSYTLLHSNLYSLCKIHGLSPYFGFFHTEERGNPALINDLIEEFRCVMDSLVIYTLNRGLIKNSDFYYQKDGSGCFLSNEGRKRYLEIFENRMAEESVYKIASVKLNFRRIMEAQVKQVKAVIAGKRPFYEPYSLPF from the coding sequence ATGGGTTGGCTTTATTCGCAAATTATTTTAGAAGAAACACTTTCCAAGGCTTGGCAAAAAGTGTCTTCCAACGACGGCCGGCCGGGTGTCGGCGGGTTTTCGATCGATCAATTTTCGGAAAAAATGCCGGAGAGCTTGCGCGAGTTACACCACCTGCTTCAAACCGGTAGGTACAAAGCGCAAGCACTCCTAAAAATGGTGTTTCAAAAACCCGATGGAAAAGAGCGGATTCTCCTTATTCCAACCGTTCCGGATAGAATTGTTCAAACCGCGGCCACGATTGTCTTAAACCCGATTCTTGAAGAACAACTTTCAAAATCGTCGTTTGCTTACCGACCCGGTCTTTCGCGGCTCAATGCCGCCGATGAAATCGAAAAACTGCGCAACGAAGGATACCTTTGGGCTTTGGATGCCGACATCACGCGCTTTTTTGATTCGGTTGAGCACGACTTAATTCTCGCTCGATTTCAAGAATTCTTCCCCGATGATGACCTGCTTTTCAAACTGATAAGTGAGTGGCTTAAAGCCGATATTGTTTACGGCAGCGAAAAACGCATTCCTAATCCGATTGGACTTCCTCAAGGCGCACCCATTTCACCACTTTTGGCAAACTTGTATTTAGATAAACTTGATAAACGCCTTGAAGCGGAAAATTTCAAAATTATTCGATATGCCGATGACTTTCTCGTACTCTGCAAATCAAAGCCCCAAGCTGAAGAAGCCCTCAAACTGACGGAATCGGTTTTAGCGGAATTGAAACTCAATCTTCACCCCGAAAAAACGCGAATCACGCACTTTTCAGAAGGGTTCAAATACCTCGGGTATCTCTTTATTCGTTCGTTGGTTTTGCCAACCAAAATGCACGGCGAAAAATGGTATGATAAATTAGGCCGATTAAAACTGCGTAAAGTTATTCCAAAACCGCCATACCCCGAAGCCGATATTCCCGATGAATACAACCACCCTGAAAGTCATTTCTTTAACCTTGAAACTGACGACGGAAAAAAAATTGAAGTAACCGAGGCCACACTCCTGCAAACCGAATTTGGCCAAAAGTTATTGGAAAACTTCAAAGGAAAACCTCTACAGCTCGATGATTTCCTCTCCAACTTGCAAAAGCGTGAGGATGAACTCGAAGAAACAAAACTGAATGAATTAAAAAAACTGTATTCTCCATTCTTAAGAACGCTCTACCTTCAAGAGCAAGGCAGCCTTTTGCGGAAAGAAGGGGAACGCTTTTTGGTTGAAAAAAGTAGCATGAAGCTAACCGAACTGCACGCGCGCAAAGTGGAGCAAATTATTGTTTTAGGGAATGTCACTCTTACAACTCCGGCAATTCAACATTGCCTTCAAAATCATATCCCGATTGCGTATTTATCGCAAAATGGATATTACTTTGGCCGGCTTGAAGCAACAACTGCCGATAACACCTTATTTGAGAGAGACCAATATCTTCGTTCACTTGACGAAGAATTTTGTTTCGATCTCGCTCGCCGAATGATTTCCACCAAAATCTCAAATTCCCGCACAATGATTCAGCGCCGTAAAACAAATGGTTGGGGAAACTTACCTGAATACCGCGAGCACATTGAAACATCACTTGTTTTGCTAAATGAATTGGCACATAAAGCTGAACGAACGGATTCTTTTGATTCTTTACGTGGGTATGAAGGCAAAGCCGCTGCGGTCTATTTCGATATATTCGGGCTTCACTTTAAGCGAGAATCGGTGTTCTTTCAGCCTAATTTTCGCCGTGTCAAACGCCCACCCACCGACCCGGTAAATTCATTGCTTAGCTTTTCTTATACTTTGCTTCATTCCAATTTATATTCGCTTTGTAAAATTCACGGGCTTTCTCCGTATTTTGGATTCTTTCATACCGAGGAGCGGGGAAACCCTGCCTTGATTAATGATTTAATTGAAGAATTTCGGTGTGTGATGGATTCACTTGTGATTTATACTTTGAACCGCGGGTTGATAAAAAACTCGGATTTTTATTATCAAAAAGATGGGTCAGGGTGTTTTTTAAGTAATGAAGGCCGAAAGCGGTATTTAGAAATTTTTGAAAACCGAATGGCAGAAGAATCGGTGTACAAAATCGCCTCGGTAAAATTAAACTTTAGGCGGATAATGGAAGCACAGGTAAAACAGGTAAAAGCGGTGATTGCTGGAAAGCGTCCGTTTTATGAACCTTACAGCCTTCCCTTCTAA
- the cas2 gene encoding CRISPR-associated endonuclease Cas2, producing MNFYVISYDIESNPIRNRIFKTLKDFGTPVQKSVFECFIPYLAFQQLRSKLTKLLSRGGKNDSIRYYSFCEKCVASVIIDTPEGANHTFKPDSPFFIS from the coding sequence ATGAACTTTTATGTGATTAGTTACGATATCGAATCCAATCCCATTCGAAACCGAATCTTTAAAACCTTAAAAGATTTTGGAACGCCCGTGCAGAAAAGTGTTTTCGAGTGTTTTATTCCCTATCTCGCGTTTCAACAGCTTCGTTCGAAACTCACCAAACTTTTGAGCAGAGGCGGAAAAAACGATTCGATACGCTATTATTCCTTTTGTGAAAAATGCGTGGCTTCGGTAATTATTGATACGCCGGAGGGAGCAAATCACACATTTAAACCCGATTCTCCCTTTTTTATTTCTTAA
- the csm5 gene encoding type III-A CRISPR-associated RAMP protein Csm5, whose amino-acid sequence MAYNVESAIIELETLTPLFIKGKDVNYGEGFLKVDDTLYSVNNDELCKFIYESTFDETGNKKLSYDYVEWYEKYFARGNSFDNSQVFGNFCNTFGLNYNEKVNRDRDTKEFSLFKEMSLQFFLENVGLLKGSIEQKKEIAKNIAKGITYISDGNKFVQNGNGKHFIPGSSIKGAIRNAVLWKILSDATKNTWLNGFVTYNLTAASRLRDSDKKKYKEHFSKQPNNLDEKVDTKSFTEIKPNKIIPKNATSEEQTYLGEFNQRWQSANETLRDFFRIVKISDANFDGNVILKNEKARAVCKDANGTPPNNQSYQKKFDINLQCAPAKTKARFKISIDLQLASEFFPTGVPFYLQSVLNLLKTVDEFFRAVADFEEKDFYLGLTTIPNDVNPNDKRTAKLKVYTNQIYSLYQNRFGLTPESVLFRTGWGGGFMSKTQFLHLTMPQRVRIRDLVRHNGSPIAPKSRCLIVEGQNAIAPLGWCKITILPNGELPDINQAKIAVTNTPLPDGNEKRENTSFHRGGFQPKPATEKEIAQSKAEANKILKHAEKSKPRIVSYKKGDKIEMKVIKTVNYKPTTLEYEGNSLFVETNKMKREGEIVAVEILEVKDGKITKVKIL is encoded by the coding sequence ATGGCCTACAATGTGGAATCTGCAATAATTGAACTTGAAACCCTGACGCCTCTTTTTATTAAAGGCAAAGATGTGAACTATGGGGAAGGTTTCTTGAAAGTAGACGATACTTTGTATTCAGTGAATAATGATGAACTTTGTAAATTTATTTATGAATCCACATTTGACGAAACAGGAAATAAAAAGCTAAGCTATGACTATGTAGAATGGTATGAGAAATACTTTGCAAGGGGTAATTCATTTGATAACTCGCAAGTGTTTGGCAATTTTTGCAATACTTTTGGACTCAATTATAATGAAAAAGTCAATCGCGATAGAGATACCAAAGAATTTTCTCTCTTCAAGGAAATGTCCCTTCAATTCTTTTTGGAAAATGTCGGACTTCTAAAAGGCAGCATTGAACAAAAAAAAGAGATTGCAAAAAATATTGCCAAAGGAATAACCTACATTTCCGATGGAAATAAATTTGTACAAAATGGAAACGGCAAACACTTTATTCCCGGCAGTTCAATAAAGGGCGCAATACGAAACGCAGTTCTTTGGAAAATTTTATCCGATGCTACAAAAAATACTTGGCTAAATGGATTTGTAACTTACAATTTGACTGCCGCTTCAAGATTACGTGATAGCGATAAAAAAAAATACAAGGAGCATTTCTCAAAACAGCCTAACAATCTTGACGAGAAAGTCGATACTAAAAGCTTTACGGAAATCAAGCCGAATAAAATAATACCTAAAAATGCTACTTCAGAAGAACAAACTTATTTAGGAGAATTTAATCAACGCTGGCAGTCGGCGAACGAAACGTTACGCGATTTCTTCCGCATCGTTAAGATAAGCGATGCAAATTTTGATGGTAATGTAATTTTGAAAAATGAAAAAGCGAGAGCAGTTTGTAAAGATGCAAACGGGACACCACCTAACAACCAATCTTATCAAAAAAAATTTGATATAAATCTTCAATGCGCTCCTGCAAAAACAAAAGCGCGATTCAAAATTTCTATAGACCTTCAACTTGCCTCAGAATTCTTTCCAACCGGTGTTCCTTTTTATTTGCAGTCTGTTCTGAATCTCCTGAAAACTGTTGATGAGTTTTTCAGAGCCGTTGCGGACTTTGAGGAAAAAGACTTTTATCTGGGGCTAACAACAATACCAAACGATGTTAATCCAAACGATAAACGCACCGCGAAATTGAAAGTTTATACAAATCAAATTTATTCACTTTACCAAAATAGATTTGGCTTAACACCTGAAAGTGTCTTATTCCGCACCGGTTGGGGCGGCGGCTTTATGAGCAAAACGCAATTTCTCCATCTCACAATGCCACAGCGAGTAAGGATAAGAGACTTAGTGAGACACAACGGGTCGCCAATCGCACCCAAATCACGCTGTCTGATTGTTGAAGGGCAGAATGCAATTGCGCCGCTTGGTTGGTGCAAAATCACCATTCTGCCAAACGGAGAACTACCTGATATCAATCAGGCAAAAATTGCAGTTACGAATACCCCACTCCCAGATGGCAATGAAAAAAGGGAAAATACTTCATTTCATCGTGGTGGTTTTCAACCTAAGCCTGCAACCGAAAAAGAAATTGCTCAATCAAAAGCAGAAGCAAACAAAATTTTGAAACACGCCGAAAAATCAAAGCCAAGAATTGTTTCTTATAAAAAAGGTGATAAAATTGAAATGAAGGTAATTAAAACAGTTAACTATAAGCCAACTACTTTGGAGTATGAAGGAAATTCGCTCTTCGTAGAAACTAATAAAATGAAGAGGGAGGGTGAAATAGTGGCAGTTGAAATTTTAGAGGTTAAAGATGGAAAAATCACAAAAGTAAAGATTTTATGA
- the csm6 gene encoding CRISPR-associated ring nuclease Csm6: MKKKKAPSVQQLESVQPKLICLAGTSPQVITETLYVYSVLQNVQFSELHILTTARGKGTVEAALLGELGMLMKMKNEYSLTLEPSHVWVHAVKNSENSEMEDIRNSTENEIFADFLFHFIREHTSQNMPPVYCSLAGGRKTMSSFMMMALNVFGRAGDRLSHILVEHPQLESNNDFYYPTKNPHLVTGKRGTETYEIKDSSGNSIDAQKVKLELAELPFVRLRPILENGGYNFSTMSYHDLFNTAQLLIGEDSGLPEFFFDFDKKNAHKIPKAHIAGKDLKLARLEFILFAFIASQIKKGLKEVDFTHSTHKNKIKDDTAEEIKNWCISELKYDTKDPFITKLTTHSLTPATVRSLISKIKTKVGRIISPALLSSKYVPYNAKGKGLIFTISLPPGKIKFI; the protein is encoded by the coding sequence ATGAAAAAGAAGAAAGCACCCTCGGTTCAACAGTTAGAATCAGTTCAGCCAAAACTCATTTGTCTTGCGGGGACTTCGCCACAAGTCATCACCGAGACGCTTTATGTTTATTCCGTTCTTCAAAATGTTCAATTTTCGGAGTTGCATATTCTTACAACAGCAAGAGGAAAAGGGACAGTGGAAGCGGCACTTCTTGGCGAATTAGGGATGCTCATGAAAATGAAAAATGAGTACAGTTTGACCTTAGAGCCGAGTCATGTTTGGGTTCACGCGGTGAAGAATTCCGAAAATAGTGAAATGGAGGATATTCGAAATTCTACGGAAAACGAGATTTTCGCCGATTTTTTGTTTCATTTTATAAGAGAACACACTTCTCAAAACATGCCTCCGGTTTATTGTTCTCTTGCAGGCGGAAGAAAAACGATGAGTTCTTTTATGATGATGGCACTAAATGTCTTTGGTCGAGCGGGCGACAGACTTTCACATATTTTAGTTGAACACCCGCAGTTGGAAAGTAATAATGATTTTTATTACCCTACCAAAAATCCACATTTAGTTACAGGTAAGAGAGGAACCGAAACTTATGAGATTAAAGACAGTTCAGGAAATTCGATTGATGCCCAGAAAGTAAAACTCGAATTGGCGGAGTTACCTTTTGTTCGTTTACGGCCGATTTTAGAAAACGGTGGGTACAACTTCAGCACAATGAGCTATCACGATTTATTTAATACCGCTCAATTGCTCATTGGCGAAGATTCGGGTTTGCCCGAATTTTTCTTTGATTTCGATAAAAAAAACGCCCACAAAATTCCTAAAGCTCATATTGCCGGAAAGGATTTAAAATTAGCCCGTTTAGAATTTATTTTATTTGCGTTTATTGCCAGTCAAATCAAAAAAGGATTAAAAGAGGTTGATTTTACACATTCAACGCATAAAAATAAGATTAAGGACGATACTGCTGAAGAAATCAAAAATTGGTGTATCTCTGAACTTAAATATGACACTAAAGATCCTTTTATTACCAAATTAACCACTCATAGTTTAACACCGGCAACAGTACGATCTTTGATTTCTAAAATAAAAACAAAAGTTGGCCGTATTATCTCTCCTGCCCTTTTATCGTCAAAATATGTTCCTTATAACGCTAAAGGAAAAGGATTAATTTTTACGATTTCTTTACCTCCGGGAAAAATAAAATTTATTTGA
- a CDS encoding T9SS type A sorting domain-containing protein, which produces MKTLIFTTLLLILVNATALSQWQPIGYQTKGITGFEVDNVGTLHASYSDTVLRSTNGGNSYFIFRIPGAITPAAVFRLLIDRTQTLYISEYHTATLLPRLELGFYKSTNRGVTWDFVRRVFPDQSGACAFYGTTGGAMLLAFNNQILRSTDGGGTWTTVLSMTGSVRPIFRFYENANGVLFAMRSSGGLFRSTNGGTSWTEVPNFTRTIMEMNEYAGIVYAMTLGFGVFRSNDNGQTFVNIGLDGRDAISFTNDANGTIYAACTDGIFASVNFGQTWFNYNTGLPSQFGITAIRCYQNTLYLGTSQGIWKRTDLFKAPFIPEFFTEPFDNGIHPAWSNIRFNGQFNTQFPPASRGQCLSVLLNGSGSHAYLVRNLTPTREVTVQMNINIPLSFTQIRPTSDIMILRRSKNNSHFDADTWAVYLSTEQTNSSSSTVSLVPTIRNNQGNYTRLKNFIIQKDKWINIRMTSIQTSISTRIKVYANNILVDDQLFYQYYGDFEQLLIGLGNSQDELNSSMLMYFDDIEFRNQFDVSILNTPKQVEEINSKNFVLSQNYPNPFNPETTIQYQLPTSGQVTIQLYDPTGRIISKELLGTKTEGFHSYSINASRLGLSSGVYFYEVIFQNPSNQVLNRQIKKMTLVK; this is translated from the coding sequence ATGAAAACTCTTATTTTTACCACTCTTTTATTAATTTTAGTTAATGCTACTGCATTATCACAATGGCAACCGATTGGATATCAAACGAAAGGGATAACCGGGTTTGAGGTTGATAATGTCGGAACTCTTCATGCCTCCTATTCCGATACCGTTCTGCGCTCAACAAATGGTGGAAATTCCTATTTCATTTTTCGTATTCCGGGTGCCATTACCCCTGCGGCAGTATTTCGTTTACTCATTGACCGCACACAAACCCTTTATATATCTGAATATCATACGGCAACTCTTTTACCTCGTTTAGAGCTTGGCTTTTATAAAAGCACCAATCGGGGCGTCACTTGGGATTTTGTGCGAAGAGTATTTCCCGATCAATCCGGTGCGTGTGCGTTTTATGGTACAACCGGCGGTGCAATGCTTTTAGCGTTTAATAATCAAATTCTGCGGTCAACCGATGGGGGTGGTACTTGGACGACCGTTCTTTCTATGACGGGTTCAGTGCGCCCTATATTTCGTTTTTATGAAAATGCGAATGGGGTACTTTTTGCGATGCGTTCGAGTGGCGGTCTCTTTCGATCCACAAACGGTGGCACATCTTGGACAGAAGTTCCGAATTTTACTCGCACCATTATGGAAATGAATGAATATGCCGGAATTGTTTATGCAATGACATTAGGGTTTGGCGTTTTCCGTTCGAATGATAATGGGCAAACATTCGTCAATATTGGGTTAGACGGTCGGGATGCGATTAGTTTCACCAATGATGCCAATGGTACAATTTATGCCGCTTGTACGGATGGGATTTTTGCCTCAGTGAATTTTGGTCAGACTTGGTTTAATTATAATACCGGTCTTCCCTCTCAATTTGGGATAACTGCCATTCGATGCTATCAAAACACATTGTATTTAGGAACTTCACAAGGCATATGGAAGAGAACAGATTTATTTAAGGCCCCATTTATTCCTGAATTTTTCACGGAACCGTTTGATAATGGCATTCATCCCGCTTGGTCAAATATACGATTTAATGGTCAATTTAACACCCAATTTCCTCCTGCTTCTCGTGGTCAATGCCTTTCGGTCTTACTCAATGGAAGCGGTTCACATGCTTATTTAGTTCGAAATCTGACACCTACGCGGGAAGTTACCGTTCAAATGAATATCAACATTCCTCTTTCATTTACTCAAATCAGACCCACCTCCGATATTATGATTCTAAGGCGGTCAAAGAACAATTCTCATTTTGATGCCGATACTTGGGCGGTTTATCTATCAACTGAACAGACGAATTCTTCAAGTTCCACCGTTTCTCTTGTTCCAACCATAAGGAATAATCAAGGTAATTATACTCGACTTAAAAATTTTATTATTCAAAAAGATAAATGGATAAATATTCGAATGACATCCATTCAAACTTCCATTTCTACAAGAATCAAAGTTTATGCAAATAATATCTTGGTTGATGATCAACTTTTCTATCAATATTATGGTGACTTTGAACAATTATTGATTGGTTTAGGAAATTCTCAAGATGAGCTAAATTCTTCAATGCTGATGTACTTTGATGATATTGAATTCCGGAATCAATTTGATGTTTCTATTTTAAATACACCCAAACAAGTTGAAGAAATTAATAGCAAAAATTTCGTTTTATCTCAGAATTATCCTAATCCATTTAATCCTGAAACTACCATTCAATATCAACTACCAACCTCAGGTCAAGTAACGATTCAACTTTATGACCCAACCGGCAGAATCATTTCAAAGGAGTTATTAGGAACCAAAACTGAAGGATTCCATTCCTATTCAATTAACGCATCTCGCTTAGGATTAAGCTCAGGGGTATATTTTTATGAAGTCATCTTCCAAAACCCATCAAATCAAGTTTTGAATCGTCAAATAAAGAAAATGACTCTTGTAAAGTAA